In the genome of Lactuca sativa cultivar Salinas chromosome 3, Lsat_Salinas_v11, whole genome shotgun sequence, the window GCTCGATCCccgccaggggctctgccccttggaccccgcttccAGGGGCGTTGCCCCCAgacccccgttcgttcaggggtttcgcccctaaatgacagtctacTTTTAATCTTGAATAAACTTAAATAAGTGTGCGCTCCATACCtttcttacttgtttaatatttatcaagatcacttttggtcaaTAAAAATAATCTCATTACACTTAAATCACATTAatgaaacaaatcaccaacaatttATAAATAGAAAATTATCTAGTAACCAGTTTGGGTGATTGAAATACATTAATTTAGAGTGGATTGGCCTAAAAAAATTTGCAAGCCATCAAGATTTTTGAAATCCTAAACCTTAAACTCTAAACTTTGattatttgttttgaaatttttgtattaaatttttgattatttgttttgaaatttttgtaTGAAATTACGGTGATTTTTAAATACAAAATTATCCCGTAACCAATATCGGTGACTGAATTTCATTTATATAGGGTGGATTGTGGAAGATTCTAATAAAATGGGGGCCTGACGTGTACATTTGGATGACATGGAACTGAGGACGAAAGTCGGTAGGTATAAACGTAATTTCAAGGGGGTATTATAAACCTAATTTTAAAGGGGTAGTTCATGCAATTCTTGctacataaggaaacaaattcgAATTCCTTAATCTAGATAAACCTTAGCTGGGATAACCTATCTAAACGTGTGGAAATCGTTGGTATTATACATGGAAACAAAGCTGTGGTGGGATAATTTGAATCCTACTACAATACTAAATAATGCAGCACCTGTGGTTGatgcatatatatacatatatacatccGAAAGTCGAAACTCCATCGTAAAGAATATCTGGAAAACCTGCAACCGTTGCAATTAATGGATTCTTCAAGAAGAGGCAACAATGGCGGACAACGTCCAAGTGGCAATCGGGAGTGGAACCAGCATACAAGGTTTAACAACATGCATCGTCAGAGAGGCTTTCGTAGGGGTTTTGTGAATCGTTCAACCTCTCCACATGTTTCAAATTCTTTTATGCCTCCACAAATGCATGTACCAATTCCCCCTTTTGGCAACAATTTCATGTACCCTGGTAAGCTTTTTATTATTAGGGTGTGATTCAATTTTTGTTGAGTTGGGTTCAAGTTGACATGTTTAATAAAACATATTAGAAAATTGTTAATTAAACTCTACATGTTGAATTAAACAAGTCATGAATTAAACGGGTTAGATTTTCTAACCCATCTCAACTTATTTATCACACGTACGGCTAACATTAGGTTGATGTATTTTTACAACCCTAACTTGTTAAATAAATAATTCATTTGTATTTCATAATATGAAAAATACATCTAGTTTAATtagttacaagttttacaaagttGGAAAAAAGAAATCCAACAGCAAACACAAATTAGGTTGATGTATTTAATTTTTACAACCCTTTTtctgttttatttaaaaaatgcaTATTATGTACATGCAGATTTGGCGTCTTATGTTCAAGGTTCAACTCCTCCATCGCTGATTACACCGATGCAATCTGCATTGTCGTTTCCTGTTCAAGATCAAGATTTGCATGAAAAGATTGTGAAACAAATTGATTACTATTTCAGGTTCTTTATAATCTCTCATATCTAAAACTTTTGTGGTGGTTTATAATTAGTTCAAAACAATTAACATCTTATATATTTCCCTTTGTTGCAGTGATGAGAATTTGGTTAAGGATTTATACTTGCGACAAAAGATGGATGAACAAGGCTGGGTTCATGTCAATTTAATAGCAAGCTTCAAGAAAGTAAGTAATATATACAACATGCATAAATTGATGCATACACTTTTTTTGAAGCTTATGAGATTCAAACTTGGGTCGACTCCATTTTAATTAAAGTGTTTCATATAAAGTGATCACCATCATGCCACATTGATATTGGTCCCTTCATACACTCTCTTTTTTATGCTGCATTTGATATCAATTAATATCCGTGTTTTATTGCAGGTTTTGTGTTTAACTGACAATGTTAAGCTAATTCTTGATGTAATGCGGGCATCAAGATGTGTGGAAGTGCGGGTATGCATTAATCTTTTTCAAGTCGATCAAACATGTGCTAATTCATAAAAGTATTAAATTCTATATAACTATGTTATGAGACTTTATACGAAAATTCATTTTGTAGGGTGAGAAGATGAGGAAGCGAAATGATTGGATGAGATGGATTATCCCAAGTTCCATTAATGTTGAAAGCTTTTATGGTAATTCGGTATCGAGTTTGGCGGCGATGATTTTCAGGGGGCAACCATGGCTCAAGTGAAGCTCGGGTACAAATGAGAATAATGATAGAACAAATGGTTTATAAGTAACAGactactgttttttttttttttttttgaagagaaTATCTTGATGATGAATTATGTGGGATTTAATGGATTTTTATGGCGTattgaaatgatgttttgaaatgtgttcatttaacacataaaaaatgaaaataaataaataaataatcataataataaacaGAGAAAATgcgtaaaagaaaaaaaaaaaaaagtgaacaaGACTTTAAATATAGAAAAGCATAGATTTAATTTTAACTTTGGAGAATGGTTTCTTGGATGTTATTACTTTTTTTTTGGACCTATTATTATAGATacaattttgtttcttttttgtgATTGTTTTTTAGAAGTTGGTTGGTGGTTTTTTAAGGGGTTGTttgcttttaatttaattaataatgaAATTTATGGTTAGACACTATAGATATAGTTATTTGTCTTTGATATCTTAATCAATAGTTAATGATTAAATGATTTCCAAACTAAAATCCAGCAATGTCTTTCAAAAGTTATGAATATATGTGCATAGTTGGTTGAATCTATGGAAAATAATTCAAAAACCCAAGATTTTGTAGCTTTTTATATTTACAAAATCTGTATTTATGCTCTCATTTGAAACTTGAATCGTTGAACTTGTCAGTTTAATGAAAAATAttgttacagttttggttttgaaactgtaagcccaaaatgCAAGCAAAATGATAGAAAACAAAATGGGTGTGTTATTCAAAAACTCAGATTTGAATTTGAAATAAAGAGAATTTAACACAAAATCCAAAAAAGATTAGCATATAACCAAATTTAAATCTCACTGTATATACGCTACTAGATAAATGAGAAATACCAATGAAAAATACCCACGGAAAATTTCCGTACGTAATTACCGACGGAATAGTGACGGAATACCTACGGAAAAATATGTCATAGTTTGCTAACGGAATTATGACGGAATAGCTACAGAATAACGACAGAAGGAATCACGTAGGAATTTCGTCGGTAATTACGTACGGACTATCTATGAAACCACCCTTACATGCCTCCATTAACTTTACCTACGAAATACCTACGGAcaagaaaaaataataataaaaaaaactattgcGATGGGATTCAAACTTAGGTTTCATGTGTATCGTGCCAAGGACTTTACCAACAACCCGATCATGTTATATCCAATTATAAACACTACTTAAGTACTTTTATACAATACcattttcatttcttttattattattattattattattattattattattattattatgagtgtATGTTTATATATGGGTGTATGTGTGCATATTTGTATCAAGCAAATCAAACAATACTAGGCATTTCAACGATCTTTCCATTCGTTTGCACAAAGCGGCGATTATCAAATTCTGGACCATGATCACAATGGACTAATTTGATTAattcatttcttttattattattattattatctttttgtttttcttattattattattattattattattattattattattattattattatggtcgttgttgttattgttatttccattattattattattattattattattattattattattattagtttagGTTGACCTAATTGGTACATAGTTTTTCATCGTTTGCATATGTTTAGGAGATGTCATCAATGCAAGTCCAATCATAGACAAAAATTACATAATTATGCAAACTGTAGGGTGAAAGAAGTATATGTACAAATCTACATAGCAGAAACATTTCAAGTTCTCCCAAAAAACTTTGTTAATTGAAGAACCATTTTCCTACACTTAAAACTTATGCATATAACATGTGGTCGCAGACCAAATCATTAGTTTCTCATTTTTCTCCTACACGAGCCTTAAATGCATAGACATACACGTATACGAGTGTATGTACATATGTGGGTGTATGTGTGCATATTTGTATCAAGCGAATCAAACATTACTAGGCATTTCAACGATCTCTCCATTCTTTTGCATGAAGCGGTGATTCTCAAATTCTGGACCATAATCACAATTGAATGATTTGATTAATTCTGTTTAATTAACCAAAACGCTTCTAACCAGCAGTATCAGATATTGCATTCACTTCTTGATGTTGAGGGAAAAAGTCTTGTCTGAGACATAGGTGATTTACAAGTAGTTTAGTATTAGATTAGATTAGCCGTTCAAAAAAATTTCTTTAATTAGTTTTGGACATAAGCTTGAAAGTGGAGAAATCTTGCAAATGCGTCAGCCGTCAGGTTTATTGCATAAGCGATACACCCACAAGAAATAAGAGTAATGATCTAAAAACATGATATAATAATTTATGCCACTTACATTGATAACTGACTGGTTCAATTGGCTGGATTGAACCAATCTTTAAAGAATTGGtgatgataccactatggagtaTGGATCGACATTGGTGATCGGTAAGATCCGAAAAAGTATAGGCGACAAACATATCATGTCGTGTCATGTTTTTGTCTAGTTCACATTTAAATAGGTTGCAATAGCTTGAACCTAACACAACTTGTTTAATTATCGTTTCATATCAACTAGTTTATTTCCATTTCGAGTTGTGTTGGGTTGATGGGCTTAGGGTTTAGAGGAGAAGCGAAAGAGAAAGTGGAAAACATGGAGCAGTAGTAAAGAGTCAAAGGGGCGAATTTCACAATATGTTTCCACGAGGGAAGTCATAGTGAAGCGAAGTGGCTAAGTCAGGTTGTGGAGTATGGGATATTAGTAAAAAAAGTGAAAAACTAAAAATAGGTGTTAAGTCATGCAGCTAATTAGTGGCTTCCTCATTACAAAATGACTAAATCCAAAGTTTTCTTttacattttgttttttgttttgggCAAACCAATTTACGTAACAGATTAAAGTAAGTTGCATTTAAATAAATGGGTCATTTTCATGTTATTTCTTATTAAAAGTTTGCACCCTAACCTTATGCGTTTAATTTTCATAGTGTCGTCTCAAGACGTTTAATTGAACAATTTGAAATCTCTAACACAAATCCGTTTATTTATGTTGCAGGTTTGTGTCATGTTGAGATTTGCCACCCTAACCATAAAGGTGGTGACAAGTTAGCGACGGTGACTATGATGGTGACATATAGACCGGTTGGTATGGCATCGGGTAGGGTTGCCAAAGCAGGGACACTGACTAAGATGGTGACAAAGAGGCTGTTTGGCGGCATTGATTAGTCTATCGCCCCCATCAATTGTTTGAAAAAGATGGATTATTGTGACTTTTGTTTTTAGATATGTTTTGAGTAGAGTTTGAGGCAACGAAAGTTTGAAGCATGGTGATGGAAAAAGAGTGGATCGAGTAGGCCGGTTGTGGAGGATGATATCAAGAAATGTGTTTCTCCTTGATAACTAGCATAACACTGAAAGATCTATATGCTCGAGAATCATCATTTAATGATATTTTCTAATGACATATGatcatatagggtcacaccttatgGCAAGTTACTacttattgattatttattaaagaaatttgattattaataaatataatcaacacttatacttaattggaaaattattattttatgataataatattttagagtaaattataaGAAGCGTCCCTCGTCTAGGTGTCAAAATGCACTTtcagtccctattttcaaaaattaactcgaacTGTCTCTCGTTTGGTTAAAAATTGCACACTTCTTCCATCCGGACATAAAAAGACAATTTTGcccttatttatttttttgtatgatttattttccatttagttgttatttattatttttttattgatttttttattataaaaataaatttttatttcttttaataaaaggaAGACTCTAATGTGAGTTACAATCGAGAAACGAACACAAAATAAATCAAGCAAAGCACTAAGAACACATCATGTAAGCATGATCTCATTAGCTCCTGTTAGTCTGAAATGAGTACAAGGTATTCGAAAGTGTTTACAAATTGATGAGCACAAGAGTTACTCTCGACTTAAGTACCTACGTTATTGTAGGGTACAATACACCCAACAAATATACAAGGTCTACACATTCTAGCGTCGAAAACAAAATGTGCCTTGTAAACACATAGAGAGTCAAAATCATTTTGACTTAAGTACATTGCAAACCTCCATGTACACAAATTCCTTTAGGTATTGACAAAAATACCATAACCATTTACATATTAACCTTTGTAAGTGTAAGGGCAATTAGGTCAGTGCATAGTCTAAACACTTAGGCGCCATAATCTGGAGTTAGAGTCGTTCCGTCGTTTCAGTTTATCGGCGATAGATCAAATACAATCCATTCCCAAACATCAAACTTCCGACATGTTGatcaataaaccctaaaatcctaATTCTTATATAATTTGGATTACACTTGAAGTAGTTCAACATCATGGCAACGAGTTCTTCATCAGAAAGAATGCGAACAAGACAACAAGGAACAAGGATCACTGTTTGTCATCGCAAATGATAAAAAGAAAATAGTAACTATGGTTGGGGGAAAATCACAAATTGATGCTTTTGAGTGCCAGTTAGTGTAAGTATGGTGTACAATACTTCtattatatttgtatatgtagtTAATTTAGTGTTTAATAGATGAATTTTGTTGATTTGAGAATTATAGTTGCAAACTCTTAGATGCAATATATCAAACCATGGATGGAATATATCAAACCATGGACACAAATCGATTAAGGTTTCTTCCATTTAGAGTTGATATGTATGAAGTCACCTGCAGATGCAGAAAGTTGAACAACCCATACATACTCTTAAACGATAGAATGGTACTCTTTTTTTAAGCATACAGATAATTACGAATGAAATTTGTTTTCTATATTTGTATTATTAACATTGTATGATTACTTAATGTATTTCAGGCGAAGTATTTTATGTTAGGACAAGATGGAGTAGGGAAATAGTTGCTTCAAGATGCAACTGATAAGGAACAGGTTGATGCAATCTTTGTTCTTGGAATGGTATTGATGGCCGAAGGAAGTGAAAGGAAGCAAGAAGCTCTGATCATGTTGAATAATTCTTTCATTAATACAATAAGAAGTTGGAATCTGAGACAAACCTGTTACAAGGTTCGAAGCCACTTGATAAGGGGAAAGAGATCAAAGTAGATACAATTCCATGGCTTACATAAAAGTTCTGCAAAGCATCCTTCTTTGAGCAGTTATGGAATAGCTCTTATGCATGAATACAGTTGGTTGTTTAATTGTGATATTTGTTTGTGGGATGCATGTTTTGATGAGTTTGCTAAGATGTTTGACATTAATTTAGAGTAgttatatgatggttgttttattCAAACAATTACTTATGcatattttatatgtattttggtGTAATGTTAATACAAACTTGAAATTtgattaaattttaatatatattaatttgtaATGTAGTTTAATATCAATACATAAACGTATTCTATTTTGGATTTGGTAATTTGATTTAATATCAATACATGAATATATACTAGGAATTTggtgacatattaatataaatgtattctattatgaattatgatatatatgttattttagTGTTTTTCATTTCAATAGTCAAAGGTCCATTGCGGCCCATAAAAGGTTTATAATTTTTGAATAATGTCTTTTGACACAACTACACTTAGTAATCACATATTCGGAATGATTTCAAGGGCAATTTAGTCTTTTTTCATTGTATATCGTCAAGGCGCCATCATGTCTCTGATGTCATGTCGGCGTTTCAGTTGTTCAACCATTCAGAACGTCTCAGCTTTTCTGGACGATAAAACTGCAGACGAACACTAAAACCTCCAAATCGTCGAAGGGTAATCGTTCTTAAAATCGATTTTCTCCGATAATAGTGACTCTTGTATTTAGTCTTCGCGGACAGATCATCATAAAGTAAGTTTTTTTTTCCATACCCTGTTACACTGATAATCACAGTTACGcctaatttatttttaaaagaattTGATATCAACTACTCTAATGTGTATTTAGTAAGTAGAATGTCAAATACAAAAAGGTGTTGTTCGTTAGAGGAGAAGCAAAACAGAAAGTGGAAAACATGGAGCAGTAGCAAGGAGTCAAAGGGAAAAATTTCACAATATGTTTCCAAGAGGGAAGTCATAGTGAGGCGAAGTGGCtaagtgtaacacccataaaatgatgccaaatttgaacttttaaaaacatttcaaaaccattaaatcattacaaacttgttttcaaaatgtataatatcagagttttcccagaaacaaaaataaaaaatgaggAGTTGTATGATCACGTCTTTGCCTTGTCGCGAtcctctgatgtacctgaaacaataaactgaagactgtaagcccaaaagcttagcgagttcccccaaaataccgatacattgcacataacacatatataattaACAACATGTACTGATCCACAACTTTACAGATTGGATTACCcttgggcccacagtgtgagtctggattgccttccgggcccaaagctcacatctggattgccatcgagcccacaatacaagtctccctcagctcgtatatggaatgctcccgggtttgttggttaccgcacggagcagtatcacctcaacccatcccacataatatgtcgacatatgacacaactaatgcacatacagataatcacataatactatAGGTAGTCTTACAGATCTGCCTAACAGGCATAACAACTAACATCCAACACTAACTGATACTCATCGTACTACAAACTGTTAGGATATCCTATCCAATGGGCcggtcttggtgccttagacccccttaatatagtgaggataactcacctcgtaactattgactcgaaagataagctcaaactcttGGATCACcgtcacaaactccaccacctacaTTCGCCATAGAATCATACttgtaaatttccaatttcccaaaatgccccagaACTCAATTAGTcatcccttggtcaaagtcaaagtcaacggtcaaggtcaacagtccatgtcgaCCCGACTCGTCAAGTGTAGTTACTgcctcgtcgagtccttccagagCTCGAGTAGTCGTGAAATCCCCCCActaacttgtcgagttttccctacaactcgccgagttcatgcgtgtccaaaagtcgggaaaaccccagttgacttgccgagtccatacaGAATTCCatgcacgacaatcttcatcatactcgccgagtccattcagactaTTATCCATTCAAATGCTTGTTAGGCCGTTTTAAGGTTCCATATTACAAatccagcttcccaaggcatgtttatcacgtaaagttgaaaactttacgtacatgcaaggctctaaagtctTATAATGTCAATACCAAGCTTGAAATGGAGTTTTACACTTTAGGAGAGGTTCATACTTGCTAAAGCTGaaagctttatggacttagagaccaaagagagttcagatctgaattTACGACTTCATATCTTAGCTCAAACCGAAGaatagcttcataatatgctagaaaTGAAATGAGGTCAAGGTAATGGCTTGATACCTTGCAAATGATGCTAACTAATGTAGATATCATATCCCCAGATGTTCCTTGCTTCTAGCCACTTGCTCTCCATGCTCTTTTCACTAAGATCGaccttccaaagcttaaaacacacaagcATGAagcacacacgaattagggttttctagactcTCAAGAGGTTGTAAGGGGGCTAATGAAGGCTTATgatcctttaaatatggtgcaaaaccctggaaattagggtttcatcctccagctcctactcgtcaagtcctaTCTTGGACTCGGgtagtaggtcacttaaacacatgGCCCAAATCCACTTTTACTCGATGAGTCAGggtatccaactcgtcgagtggaccttgaaattatgaaaataaaaaCCATAAAATTATCATCTAAGAGttggggcattacaattctcccccacttgatctcGACTTCATCATCGAAGTCTACTGCAGTGAACAACACTGGGTAGTGCTCCCGCAtttccgcctccggctcccacgtccactcggactCTCTTCGGTGCTCCCactatacctttaccaaaggtatctctttGTTCCACAGAACCTTCACCTTCCTCTCTAAAATGACCAcgggcctctcaacataattcagacgtTTATTGACCTGAATGTCATACAATGATACTACTGCCTCCTCATCCAGAATGCACTTCTGCAATTGCGAAGTgtgaaaggtgttgtggatccgactaagctcctccggTAGCTCTAACCTGTATGCCACCTTTCCAACCCTGACCACGATCCATAATGGGCCAATGTATCAGGGACcaaatttgcccctcttcctgaagcggatcacaccgttccagggcgagaccttcatgAGTACCATGTCACtgacctggaactctaactcagatcggcgtctgtTGGCGTAACTCTCCTGCCGACTTTGAGCGGTCTGCAGCCACTGCCTAATTTGCTAAATCTTCTCGATAGTCTGCAAGACTACCTCCATCCGCCCCATGACCCAATGtgcgacctcaccccaacaaactgtGGTGCAacatctccgaccatacaacagctcgaaaagAGGGGCGCCAACGCTGGAATGATAAATGTTTTAGGCGAACTCTACAAGGGGTAGGTGGGAATCGCAACTCCAACCGAAGTCGATGACACACGCCCTTAagatatcctcgagggtctgaataccCCTATCGCTCTAACCATCGGTCTGCGGTTGAAATGCTGTGCTAAAATGCAGCCGCGTGCCCATTTCCTCATGGAACATCTACCACAAACGGGCGGTAAGTCTAACATCTCGGTCggaaacaatggagaccggaaccccataACGAGTGACGATCTCACGAACATACACGTCGGCCAGCTTCTCGGTCGAAGAACTCTCCCGTATCGCCAAGAAATAGGccctcttggtcaatcgatctacaATGACCCATATAACATCAAACCCCTTCGCCGTCCTCGGCAGTTTGGAAATGAAATCCATCATGATtttttcccatttccacatggaaaTCTCCAGGGGCTACAgcataccatgcggcctctgatgctctgCCTTGGCAATCCTACATGTCAaccacctctcgacataccaagcgatCTCTCGCTTCATAGATGGCCACCAGTAAGTCAAACTCAGGTCTGTATAAAACTTGGTGGCCCTCgtgtgaatagagaag includes:
- the LOC111915428 gene encoding la-related protein 1C, translated to MDSSRRGNNGGQRPSGNREWNQHTRFNNMHRQRGFRRGFVNRSTSPHVSNSFMPPQMHVPIPPFGNNFMYPDLASYVQGSTPPSLITPMQSALSFPVQDQDLHEKIVKQIDYYFSDENLVKDLYLRQKMDEQGWVHVNLIASFKKVLCLTDNVKLILDVMRASRCVEVRGEKMRKRNDWMRWIIPSSINVESFYGNSVSSLAAMIFRGQPWLKEYLDDELCGI